The Vibrio echinoideorum genome includes a region encoding these proteins:
- the rpoD gene encoding RNA polymerase sigma factor RpoD, with protein MDQNPQSQLKLLVIKGKEQGYLTYAEVNDHLPAEIVDSEQVEDIIQMINDMGIKVVETAPDADDLALNDDDANIDEDAAEAAAAALSSVESEIGRTTDPVRMYMREMGTVELLTREGEIDIAKRIEDGINTVQLSVAEYPGTIPYILEQFDRVLAEEIRLTDLINGFVDPDDDGTAAPTATHIGSELAKTDLEDEDKEEAEEEEEDEEEEDTGIDPELALEKFTALRTSYQNRQLAINEYGHESPKATLATTMMQDVFKEFRLTPKQFDYLVNELRTSMDRVRTQERLIMRQTVEYGKMPKKSFIALFTGNESSEAWLDEVLASDKPYAEKIKRNEHDIRRSIQKLDIIERETSLTVQSIKDISRRMSIGEAKARRAKKEMVEANLRLVISIAKKYTNRGLQFLDLIQEGNIGLMKAVDKFEYRRGYKFSTYATWWIRQAITRSIADQARTIRIPVHMIETINKLNRISRQMLQEMGREPLPEELAERMQMPEDKIRKVLKIAKEPISMETPIGDDEDSHLGDFIEDTTLELPLDSATATSLRGATKDVLAGLTPREAKVLRMRFGIDMNTDHTLEEVGKQFDVTRERIRQIEAKALRKLRHPSRSETLRSFLDE; from the coding sequence ATGGATCAAAATCCGCAGTCACAGCTTAAATTACTTGTTATTAAAGGCAAGGAACAAGGCTATCTGACCTACGCCGAAGTAAACGACCACCTACCTGCAGAAATCGTGGATTCTGAACAGGTAGAAGACATCATTCAAATGATCAACGACATGGGTATCAAGGTAGTAGAAACTGCACCTGATGCTGATGATCTAGCACTTAATGATGACGATGCAAATATAGATGAAGATGCAGCTGAAGCTGCTGCTGCTGCGCTTTCAAGCGTAGAAAGCGAGATTGGCCGCACTACTGACCCAGTACGTATGTACATGCGTGAAATGGGTACAGTTGAGCTACTAACTCGTGAAGGCGAGATCGACATTGCGAAGCGTATTGAAGATGGTATCAACACTGTTCAACTATCAGTTGCTGAGTACCCTGGCACAATTCCATACATCTTGGAACAGTTCGACCGCGTACTGGCTGAAGAGATTCGCTTAACAGACCTAATCAATGGTTTCGTTGATCCAGACGACGATGGCACAGCTGCGCCAACGGCGACACACATCGGTTCGGAACTTGCTAAAACTGATTTGGAAGACGAAGACAAAGAAGAAGCTGAAGAAGAAGAAGAGGACGAAGAGGAAGAAGATACAGGTATCGATCCTGAGCTTGCTCTTGAGAAGTTCACAGCACTTCGCACCAGCTACCAAAATCGTCAGTTAGCGATCAATGAATACGGCCACGAAAGTCCGAAAGCAACACTTGCAACAACAATGATGCAAGATGTATTCAAAGAATTCCGTTTAACGCCAAAACAGTTTGACTACCTAGTAAACGAACTTCGTACTTCAATGGATCGTGTACGTACTCAAGAACGCTTAATCATGCGTCAAACAGTTGAGTACGGCAAGATGCCGAAGAAATCGTTCATCGCTCTATTTACGGGTAATGAATCTAGCGAAGCATGGTTGGATGAAGTTCTTGCTTCAGACAAACCATACGCAGAAAAGATCAAACGTAACGAGCACGATATTCGTCGTTCAATCCAAAAATTGGATATCATCGAACGCGAAACGTCTCTTACTGTTCAAAGCATTAAAGATATCAGCCGTCGTATGTCTATCGGTGAAGCGAAAGCTCGTCGTGCGAAGAAAGAGATGGTTGAAGCGAACTTACGTCTAGTAATCTCGATTGCTAAAAAGTACACAAACCGCGGTTTACAATTCCTGGATCTAATCCAAGAAGGTAATATCGGTTTGATGAAAGCTGTAGATAAGTTTGAATACCGTCGTGGTTACAAATTCTCGACTTACGCTACGTGGTGGATCCGTCAAGCAATCACTCGTTCGATTGCCGACCAAGCTCGTACTATCCGTATCCCGGTTCACATGATCGAAACGATCAACAAACTAAACCGTATCTCTCGTCAAATGCTACAAGAGATGGGTCGTGAGCCGCTACCGGAAGAATTGGCTGAGCGCATGCAAATGCCTGAAGACAAGATCCGTAAAGTACTGAAAATCGCTAAAGAGCCTATCTCAATGGAGACACCAATCGGTGACGACGAAGATTCGCACCTAGGTGATTTCATCGAGGATACGACTCTAGAGCTTCCTTTAGACTCTGCAACGGCAACAAGCCTGCGCGGTGCAACTAAAGATGTTCTTGCAGGCCTAACGCCTCGTGAAGCGAAAGTACTGCGTATGCGTTTCGGTATCGACATGAACACTGACCATACTCTAGAAGAGGTTGGTAAGCAGTTCGACGTTACTCGTGAGCGTATCCGTCAGATCGAAGCAAAAGCACTACGTAAACTTCGTCACCCAAGCCGTTCAGAAACTCTGCGCAGCTTCCTAGACGAGTAA